CCCGTGACCAATCGGTCCGGGTGCTCCTCTGACAGGACATGAGTCTCACCGGGACGCCGTTCCTCCTGACGACGATCGCGCTGTGTGCCGTCGCCCTCGTGCTGCCGCTGGCCCTGTGGTCCCGGGTTCCCGGACCGGGACCGGTGCGCGGCACGGCGCGGCTGCTGATGCTGCTGTTCGCGCAGGCCACCGCGATCAGCGTGGTCTTCGTCCTGGTGAACGACGCCAACAGCCTGTACGACGACTGGGCCGACCTCCTCGGCACCGGCGACCACGTCGCACGGGCCGCCGACCTCGGCGCGGACGGCACCGGCGGGATCGCGCCGGAGAGCCTTCCCCGGGTGCGGCAGACCTTCGAGCGGGCCGTCGGGCCGGGCATGCGCGAGGCGGGCGGGGTCCGCGTCACCGAGCTGCGGGGACGGGTCTCCGGTGTGAACGCCGAGGTCTACGTCTGGCTGCCGCCGCAGTACGACGAACCCGCCTTCCGCCGCCGCTCGTTCCCCGTCGTGGAGCTGCTGCCGGGCTATCCGGGCTCCGCGCGGGCCTGGTTCGGTTCGCTGAAGGTGCACCGGCAGCTGGAGCCGCTGATGCGCGACGGACGGGTGGCGCCCTTCATCCTCGTCGCACCGCGCACCAGTCTGCTGGCCAGGGCGGACACGGGCTGCGCGAACGTCCCCGGCACGGTCAACGCGGAGAGCTGGCTCAGTGTCGACGTGCCGAGGATGGTCAGGGACAACTTCCGCGCCGCGGCCGCGCCGGACGGCTGGGCGACCGCCGGGTACTCCGCCGGGGCGCACTGCGCGACCAAACTGGCCGTCGCCCACCCCGACCGCTACCGGGCCGCGGTGAGCATGTCCGGGTACAACGACCCGCGCGAGGAACGCAGTTCGCTCGCCGGCCGCACCCCGGAGCTGCGGCTGCGGAACGACCCCTCCGTCCGGCTCCGTGCCACCCGTGTCCCGCCGCCGGTCGCGCTCTACTTCTCCGGCGAGTCCGGCGACGGCTACGAGGCGGGCGCGGCGATCCAGCGGATCGCGAAGGCGCCGACGCGGGTGGACGTGGTGCTGCTGCCGCGCAGCGCGGGCGGCCACGACATGGGCCTGTGGCGGCCGCAGCTGCCGGAGGTGTTCCGCTGGCTGACGGACCGCTTCCGGGCGCGGGCCGCCGTCGCGCCGGGCGCTCCCGGGGCGGCGGGCAGGGACGGCGTACGCGGCCCCGGCGGCACCGGCACCCTGGTGGAGACCGGCGACACGGGGAGCTCCCTGGACGTCGTCGGAGCCGGCCGGGTCAGGGGGTCTCGTCCTCGCTGACCGTCGACCGGCGGTTCCAGGCCCGCGGAGCACGCCAGTGGAACCGCATCGCGAGCAGCCGCAGCACGAAGGCCGTGACCACCGCGAGGCCGCTGGTGAAGGGGGTGAGCGCGTCGTAGCGGATGCAGAGCGCCACCATCGTGGCGCCGACGATCGCGGGAACGGCGTACAGGTCGCGGTCCCAGCGCAGCAGCGAGGGCACTTCGTTGGCGAGGACGTCGCGCAGCACACCGCCGCCGACCGCGGTCCCGAGGCCGAGGGCGGCCGAGGCGGTGAGGCCGAGCCCGTAGTCGTACGCCTTCACGGTGCCGGTGACGCAGAACAGTCCGAGTCCGGCCGCGTCGAAGACGTTCACGCCGACCTGGATGCGCTCCACCTGGGGGTGCAGGAAGAACACGAGCAGGGCGGCGACCAGTGGCGTGGTGAAGTACCCCAGGTCGGTGAAGGCGGCCGGGGGCACGGCGCCGATGACGATGTCGCGCAGCAGCCCTCCGCCCAGCGCGGTGATCTCCGCGAGAACGGCTATGCCGAAGACGTCGAAGTTCTTCCGGACGGCCAGCAGCGCGCCGGAGATCGCGAAGACGAAAATGCCGATCAGGTCGAGCGTGTGCTGGACGGAGGGGCTGAAGAGTTGCAGGAGCACCCCCACATTCTCACCTGTCGCGGGGTGTGCGCCTTACGAAGCAAGGTCTAGACGGCGGGCTTGCCTGGGGTGAAGAGCCAGGTCTGGAAGAGGTCGTCGAGCTGCCGGCCGGAGATCCGCTCCGCGAGGGAGATGAAGTCGGCGGTGCTCGCGTTGCCGTAGCGGTGCAGCTTCGTCCAGGCGGGCAGCAGCTTGAAGAACGCGGTGTCGCCGATGCGTTCACGCAGCATCTGGAGGGTCATCGCGCCCCGCTGGTAGACGGCGGAGGCGAACATCGTGTCCCGCTGCGGGTCACCGACGGTGGTCTGCCAGAAGGAGGAGTCCGCGGGCCGGGAGCCGTAGCCGGCGACGAACGAGTCGTGCGCGGAGCGGACGCCCTGGTGCTCCGACCACA
The window above is part of the Streptomyces sp. NBC_01428 genome. Proteins encoded here:
- a CDS encoding alpha/beta hydrolase produces the protein MSLTGTPFLLTTIALCAVALVLPLALWSRVPGPGPVRGTARLLMLLFAQATAISVVFVLVNDANSLYDDWADLLGTGDHVARAADLGADGTGGIAPESLPRVRQTFERAVGPGMREAGGVRVTELRGRVSGVNAEVYVWLPPQYDEPAFRRRSFPVVELLPGYPGSARAWFGSLKVHRQLEPLMRDGRVAPFILVAPRTSLLARADTGCANVPGTVNAESWLSVDVPRMVRDNFRAAAAPDGWATAGYSAGAHCATKLAVAHPDRYRAAVSMSGYNDPREERSSLAGRTPELRLRNDPSVRLRATRVPPPVALYFSGESGDGYEAGAAIQRIAKAPTRVDVVLLPRSAGGHDMGLWRPQLPEVFRWLTDRFRARAAVAPGAPGAAGRDGVRGPGGTGTLVETGDTGSSLDVVGAGRVRGSRPR
- a CDS encoding trimeric intracellular cation channel family protein — translated: MLLQLFSPSVQHTLDLIGIFVFAISGALLAVRKNFDVFGIAVLAEITALGGGLLRDIVIGAVPPAAFTDLGYFTTPLVAALLVFFLHPQVERIQVGVNVFDAAGLGLFCVTGTVKAYDYGLGLTASAALGLGTAVGGGVLRDVLANEVPSLLRWDRDLYAVPAIVGATMVALCIRYDALTPFTSGLAVVTAFVLRLLAMRFHWRAPRAWNRRSTVSEDETP